In Candidatus Hydrogenedentota bacterium, the sequence CGGTCGCGATTCCGAGCCTCATTGCATACAACTATCTCGTGTCGCGGGTGGACAACCTCGTGCTCGAGATGGAGGTTAACTCGTCCGATCTCGTCGATCTAATCGCACGCGACGAAGACGAACGTTAGTGGAACTGGACCAGTTATGACGTTTCGCGAACCGGGCAAGCGCCGACACACGATCAAGGCGGGATTCGACCTGACCCCGCTGGTCACGGTGATGTTGAACCTACTCGTCTTCTTTATCATTTCGTCCACATTTGTCGTGCAGAGTTCTATTCAAATCCAGGCCCCGGTCGCGGAAGGTACAAGCCAGTTCGAGGCGCAGGACCTTTCCGTTACGCTCCAGGTTGGCGAGGGCGGGCCGGACGGAAAAGGCCGTATCTACGTCAACACCGACGAGATTCAGACGTGGGACGCGCTCACCGAGCGGCTGGGCGAAGAGGTCCGCCAGCGTCCGGACGCGCGCGTGCTGATACGCCCGGATGCGCGCATCGAAGCCGGACGGCTGATCACGGTACTTGGAATCG encodes:
- a CDS encoding biopolymer transporter ExbD, translated to MTFREPGKRRHTIKAGFDLTPLVTVMLNLLVFFIISSTFVVQSSIQIQAPVAEGTSQFEAQDLSVTLQVGEGGPDGKGRIYVNTDEIQTWDALTERLGEEVRQRPDARVLIRPDARIEAGRLITVLGIASKADVRYYAIETEPPKAPE